In Nitrososphaerota archaeon, the following are encoded in one genomic region:
- a CDS encoding RNA-binding protein — MPEVKRKYVIPGELITEGNYRPLANVIKRGNKFYSTRIGLAEFGQEGVRVIPLSGPYIPRVDDLVIGKIVDYSAFVWEVDINSCFMAYLPAKNVYGRNFTPGQESLVKKFDIGDLIAAVVTAFDRTRDPILSVSGPGLGKITKGEVVKIAPTKVPRLIGKKGSMIRTIESGTGCKLTIGQNGVIVVVGRPEGIIKAVKAIKLVEEEAHLADLTQKVQAMLGVKEVGGQVG; from the coding sequence ATGCCCGAAGTCAAAAGAAAATATGTCATACCGGGGGAGCTGATAACCGAAGGCAACTACAGACCCCTAGCGAACGTAATAAAAAGAGGCAACAAGTTCTATTCAACGAGAATAGGTTTAGCGGAGTTCGGGCAAGAAGGCGTTAGAGTAATACCTTTATCAGGTCCTTACATACCTAGGGTAGACGACCTCGTGATCGGTAAGATCGTCGACTACTCTGCATTCGTCTGGGAGGTGGATATCAACTCCTGCTTCATGGCTTACCTACCTGCGAAAAACGTGTATGGCAGGAACTTTACGCCTGGGCAGGAGTCGCTGGTTAAAAAGTTTGATATTGGCGACCTAATAGCGGCGGTGGTTACAGCCTTTGATCGGACCAGAGACCCTATCCTTTCAGTTTCTGGGCCGGGTTTAGGTAAGATCACGAAGGGAGAAGTTGTCAAGATAGCACCTACCAAAGTTCCTAGGCTAATAGGTAAGAAGGGGTCTATGATAAGGACAATAGAATCTGGGACAGGATGCAAGCTTACGATAGGGCAGAATGGGGTGATAGTGGTGGTCGGTCGACCAGAAGGGATAATAAAGGCTGTGAAGGCGATCAAGCTGGTTGAAGAGGAAGCTCACCTAGCTGATCTTACCCAAAAGGTTCAGGCTATGCTGGGGGTTAAGGAAGTAGGTGGTCAAGTTGGGTAA
- a CDS encoding exosome complex exonuclease Rrp41 encodes MVKLGKLINDGIRVDGRRVDELRPYRLEVGVLKNADGSAYIELGKNKIIVAVYGPKEVHPKHLALPDRCVLRCRYHMSPFSTDVRKTPAPSRREIEISKVIREALEPAILVEEYPRTAIDIFLEVLQSDGGSRCAGITAASLALVDAGISMYDLVVACAAGKVDGTMVLDLSDIEDKEGEADMPVAVMPNLNTITLLQLDGVLTHEEFKRGIDLALSGCRKLYEAQRKALMERYFKGGLNQQEEVE; translated from the coding sequence GTGGTCAAGTTGGGTAAACTAATAAATGACGGCATAAGGGTGGATGGCAGAAGAGTCGATGAGCTCAGACCCTACAGACTTGAGGTAGGCGTGCTGAAGAACGCTGATGGTTCAGCGTACATAGAGTTGGGCAAGAATAAGATAATAGTCGCAGTCTACGGACCAAAGGAAGTACATCCTAAGCACCTCGCTCTACCAGATAGATGTGTGCTCCGATGCAGATACCATATGTCTCCTTTTTCAACCGACGTGAGGAAGACGCCGGCGCCTTCACGAAGAGAGATAGAGATTTCTAAGGTAATCAGAGAGGCGCTTGAACCCGCTATTTTGGTTGAAGAATACCCTAGGACTGCTATAGACATATTCTTAGAGGTGCTTCAGTCAGATGGCGGCTCAAGGTGTGCTGGTATAACGGCTGCTTCCCTTGCTTTGGTTGATGCTGGCATAAGTATGTATGATTTGGTGGTTGCTTGCGCAGCTGGCAAGGTGGATGGGACTATGGTCTTAGATCTGAGCGATATTGAGGATAAGGAAGGTGAAGCAGACATGCCAGTTGCAGTTATGCCAAATCTAAATACAATAACGCTGCTTCAGCTAGATGGCGTACTCACGCATGAAGAGTTCAAGCGAGGGATAGATCTAGCCCTATCTGGTTGTAGGAAGCTATATGAGGCTCAGCGAAAGGCGCTGATGGAGAGATACTTTAAAGGTGGACTTAACCAGCAGGAGGAGGTTGAGTAA